A single genomic interval of Lathyrus oleraceus cultivar Zhongwan6 chromosome 7, CAAS_Psat_ZW6_1.0, whole genome shotgun sequence harbors:
- the LOC127108507 gene encoding tubulin beta chain — translation MREILHIQGGQCGNQIGAKFWEVICNEHGIDHTGQYSGDSDLQLERINVYYNESGSGRYVPRAVLMDLEPGTMDSLRSGPFGQIFRPDNFVFGQSGAGNNWAKGHYTEGAELIDSVLDVVRKEAENCDCLQGFQVCHSLGGGTGSGMGTLLISKIREEYPDRMMLTFSVFPSPKVSDTVVEPYNATLSVHQLVENADECMVLDNEALYDICFRTLKLATPTFGDLNHLISATMSGVTCCLRFPGQLNSDLRKLAVNLIPFPRLHFFMVGFAPLTSRGSQQYRNLSVPELTQQMWDAKNMMCAADPRHGRYLTASAMFRGKMSTKEVDEQMINVQNKNSSYFVEWIPNNVKSSVCDIPPTGLKMASTFVGNSTSIQEMFRRVSEQFTAMFRRKAFLHWYTGEGMDEMEFTEAESNMNDLVAEYQQYQDATVDEEEYEEEEDELGA, via the exons ATGAGAGAAATCCTCCACATCCAGGGTGGGCAGTGCGGTAACCAAATCGGAGCCAAATTCTGGGAGGTTATCTGCAACGAGCACGGCATTGATCATACCGGACAATACAGCGGCGATTCCGATCTTCAGCTTGAGCGCATAAATGTTTATTACAATGAGTCTGGTAGCGGAAGGTACGTTCCACGCGCCGTCCTCATGGATCTTGAGCCTGGCACCATGGATTCCCTTAGATCCGGACCGTTCGGTCAGATCTTCCGACCTGATAACTTCGTTTTCGGACAGTCCGGTGCCGGTAATAACTGGGCGAAAGGTCATTACACAGAGGGAGCTGAACTTATCGATTCCGTTTTGGATGTTGTGAGGAAGGAGGCCGAGAATTGCGATTGTTTGCAGG GATTTCAAGTGTGTCATTCATTGGGAGGTGGAACGGGTTCTGGAATGGGAACGCTTCTTATTTCGAAGATTAGGGAAGAGTATCCCGATAGAATGATGTTGACGTTCTCTGTTTTTCCTTCACCCAAGGTGTCTGATACAGTTGTTGAGCCTTACAATGCCACACTTTCGGTGCATCAGCTTGTTGAAAATGCGGACGAATGTATGGTTTTGGACAATGAGGCTCTTTATGATATATGTTTCCGTACATTGAAGCTCGCCACACCAACTT TTGGTGACCTTAACCACCTCATTTCGGCTACCATGAGTGGAGTTACTTGTTGTCTGCGTTTCCCTGGGCAGCTGAACTCTGATCTTAGAAAGCTTGCTGTTAACCTTATCCCCTTCCCCCGTCTCCATTTCTTTATGGTCGGGTTTGCACCTTTGACATCAAGAGGATCCCAGCAGTACCGCAACTTGTCTGTGCCTGAATTGACTCAGCAGATGTGGGATGCTAAGAATATGATGTGCGCTGCAGATCCACGCCACGGTCGTTATTTGACTGCTTCAGCAATGTTCCGGGGTAAGATGAGCACCAAGGAGGTAGACGAGCAGATGATTAATGTACAGAACAAAAACTCTTCATACTTTGTGGAATGGATACCCAACAATGTCAAGTCTAGTGTTTGTGATATACCACCAACTGGTCTTAAGATGGCATCCACTTTCGTTGGAAATTCAACATCCATTCAAGAGATGTTCAGGAGAGTTAGCGAGCAGTTCACGGCTATGTTCAGGCGTAAGGCTTTCTTGCATTGGTACACTGGTGAGGGAATGGATGAAATGGAGTTCACCGAGGCTGAGAGTAACATGAATGATTTGGTGGCAGAGTACCAGCAATACCAGGATGCTACTGTTGATGAGGAAGAGTATGAGGAGGAGGAAGATGAACTTGGCGCTTAA
- the LOC127102612 gene encoding uncharacterized protein LOC127102612, whose protein sequence is MTSHITNHHKYFPPPSNQIELHINDQDFEHIFSNPYVKDHLTSTFKDKPINKKDSCRAINNNNNNMVKASNIRGGTQSINEIRPQKNKSNMRLSNLKAFMRNKDNNNLSNEIKNPIWTNKDHQHNVNCKNINDKDKDPSIDSINNNNTMKNKYLSKRKIINFDSIIHKPQNNSMQDREEIRKDKLINQNQINQNCKHKPDVEDKDIEKSPSAKDWIYCTLDASLVVEGIRGLLVIFTIWMAR, encoded by the coding sequence ATGACCTCACATATCACGAACCATCATAAGTACTTTCCACCTCCCAGTAATCAGATTGAACTTCATATTAATGATCAGGATTTTGAACACATATTCTCAAATCCTTATGTTAAAGATCACTTAACATCCACTTTCAAAGATAAACCTATCAATAAAAAGGACTCTTGCAGAGCcattaacaacaacaacaacaacatggtTAAAGCAAGCAACATCAGAGGAGGAACTCAAAGCATTAATGAGATAAGACCTCAAAAGAACAAGTCTAATATGAGACTTAGCAATCTTAAAGCTTTTATGCGAAATAAAGACAATAATAACCTATCTAACGAGATCAAAAACCCGATATGGACAAATAAAGATCATCAACACAACGTAAACTGCAAAAACATCAATGATAAGGACAAGGATCCTAGTATAGACtctatcaacaacaataacaCTATGAAGAATAAGTACCTTTCCAAAAGAAAAATCATAAATTTTGACTCCATCATACACAAGCCTCAAAATAATAGCATGCAAGATAGAGAAGAGATCAGAAAGGATAAATTGATTAACCAAAATCAAATCAATCAGAATTGTAAGCACAAACCTGATGTTGAAGACAAAGATATTGAGAAATCCCCGTCGGCTAAGGATTGGATTTATTGTACCTTAGATGCGAGCTTAGTCGTTGAAGGGATCCGAGGATTATTAGTCATTTTCACAATTTGGATGGCGAGATAA
- the LOC127102613 gene encoding uncharacterized protein LOC127102613 — translation MPIPWINKNRVTQFSQIIADFHSSKRGASSIVVQTGFPASLVDLLIKNRTRFARPKSDKSFHRQTPDPQSPEIPSLISCACDCADSDRHESASLTQWITDGNLHTNNGVEDSGYGVNRVRNNNDGSGSKTLLVTFLMMLVIIVSISSVEKLTVGITVSAFALLFLENAWKRVVLRSKPNVEFNAVEAESSVTDSFEEIKVVGVCSEETSSYDDVFQLNCSKIKEDRSNEEVVDSCHVSIKVSRSVKLKTKLKKLLSKRLQSSGKEVKEKRGKENWSYSVEKDCEIKEEVESGSKSPLLHNVKLENMMVNSEAKKRTERIGNSGYLVLFVIALVGLVVGRLPALVLTMTWCFVLKIVTIRGRSQRRL, via the coding sequence ATGCCTATTCCATGGATCAACAAAAACAGGGTAACCCAATTTTCTCAAATCATCGCCGATTTTCACTCCTCCAAACGCGGTGCTTCTTCTATCGTCGTTCAGACCGGTTTCCCCGCCTCCCTCGTAGATCTCTTAATCAAAAACCGTACCCGCTTCGCAAGACCCAAGTCCGACAAATCCTTTCATCGCCAAACTCCTGATCCACAGTCGCCGGAGATACCGAGTTTAATCAGTTGCGCGTGTGATTGCGCCGATTCGGACCGCCACGAGTCTGCGAGTTTGACTCAGTGGATCACCGACGGAAATCTTCATACAAATAATGGGGTTGAGGATTCGGGTTATGGGGTGAATCGGGTTAGGAATAACAATGACGGGTCGGGTTCAAAAACGTTACTTGTTACCTTTTTAATGATGCTAGTGATTATCGTTTCAATCTCAAGCGTTGAGAAACTCACCGTCGGGATCACCGTTTCAGCATTTGCGCTTCTTTTTCTTGAAAACGCGTGGAAGCGTGTCGTTTTGCGTTCTAAACCGAATGTGGAATTTAACGCTGTTGAAGCTGAATCGTCTGTAACTGATTCCTTCGAAGAAATTAAGGTTGTCGGTGTATGTTCCGAAGAGACATCTTCCTATGATGATGTTTTTCAATTAAATTGTTCTAAAATTAAGGAGGATCGTTCAAATGAAGAAGTTGTGGATTCATGTCATGTTTCAATTAAAGTTAGCCGTAGTGTTAAATTGAAAACAAAGTTGAAGAAGCTTTTGAGTAAAAGACTGCAAAGTTCTGGAAAAGAGGTAAAGGAAAAAAGAGGCAAAGAAAATTGGAGTTATAGTGTTGAAAAAGATTGTGAGATAAAAGAGGAGGTGGAAAGTGGGAGTAAATCACCATTGTTGCATAATGTTAAACTAGAAAACATGATGGTGAATAGTGAGGCGAAGAAGAGAACAGAGAGAATTGGGAATTCAGGTTACTTAGTTTTATTTGTAATTGCACTTGTTGGGCTTGTAGTGGGTCGTTTACCAGCACTGGTACTTACAATGACATGGTGTTTCGTACTTAAGATAGTTACAATACGAGGAAGATCTCAAAGGCGTCTTTGA